In Octopus bimaculoides isolate UCB-OBI-ISO-001 chromosome 28, ASM119413v2, whole genome shotgun sequence, the following are encoded in one genomic region:
- the LOC106881748 gene encoding mucin-5AC isoform X2, giving the protein MAAPKTVKRKREAEEEDEFTKRFLKADEVARMAKIKKKMLKFEDIDDEASRESELTKSGRVSTTAPDLLALPGGTYVRKKSTKLREMEEFEEIEKKQTTTKKVPTEPLKKGKSQLGGTPSTSPVSPKKMKPSKSKELGQTGSVISPKSSDETSPKGSVIKFLLSSPMQPATPSLLGSSVGHSSSKGKDKSETSLLTEHISLVKKTPKSSKSKAADNIALLKSLTSTSSGKSARKKGEQDLKFRLMVGSGSLLSSASSTVSASNTSSTTSPKLSGDASTTIHSDSGGSKDGSLKMKFILSPKDKSSVKSLSSGGAASSGSDKKKSSDNHVPTIPKTIVEAKSLSSSSKTSIATIPSIIPIPVPKVVPIPKPVPTTGTRKVAVTKSIVIPKLNPSPRVISTPAPKTIPGTKVIPDTKELPKVKPIDKPVAEVKTIPIPIPTTLTTTSSSSSSLVKPVDTNIKVVPVPKASLPPTKIITVKKTVSAKGSSAQSKSTGGTPVSGKQKGSTTKSSATPKSSTGLSTKSPSSSSSSSSSSTAAAASSAQPQAPQQQQPASSSSSSSSSSSKPQSLLPPIKKAMSSLSSATSLFLSSSSSLDVPEKKTKKVKKKKNSAALASAKAGAATTTPAVKGGQTGSVKATSGGGTQKSPAHASGTVKVKAKAETTDLSKYDFTDEPSLVIAEQQGSSSKHAATPKTKKSSSGTSASSGGSSGKSSSKKAKVDVDQTKTKQKDVPALMPTLGAALVGNQNALASPPSKTKQSSDKKSKKSKKSSEKEDPTAAKPAKKRRALTAYMLWCNSYRNKVLSENPKLDFAQISRRLGEIWQSLSEKEKLVRSLLLLLLLLLLIWWQTGRIISTPGEILPSISPVFIYILSSSVVEVDFAFYSFRVDKLSTSCILGSI; this is encoded by the exons ATGGCCGCTCCGAAAACCgtgaaaaggaagagagaagctgaagaagaagatgaatttACGAAGAGATTTCTGAAGGCCGACGAAG TGGCTCGTATGGCAAAAATTAAGaagaagatgttaaaatttgaGGACATTGATGATGAAGCATCTAGGGAATCAGAACTGACCAAATCTGGAAGGGTAAGCACAACAGCACCAGATCTACTTGCACTTCCTGgtggtacatat GTGAGGAAGAAATCGACGAAACTTCGAGAAATGGAGGagtttgaagaaattgaaaagaagcagACGACCACCAAAAAAGTGCCAACAGAACCCCTAAAGAAAGGAAAGAGTCAGCTTGGAGGTACCCCTTCAACATCCCCTGTCAGTCCAAAAAAGATGAAACCTTCCAAATCGAAAGAACTTGGCCAAACTGGTTCTGTGATTTCCCCGAAAAGCTCTGATGAAACCTCTCCGAAGGGCAGCGTCATCAAATTCCTGCTGAGTTCACCAATGCAGCCAGCCACTCCATCGCTGCTGGGCAGCAGCGTTGGTCACTCATCTTCAAAGGGCAAAGATAAGTCTGAAACAAGCTTGCTGACCGAGCATATTTCCCTGGTGAAGAAAACCCCTAAATCAAGCAAGTCGAAAGCAGCCGACAACATCGCTCTTTTGAAGTCCCTCACCAGTACTTCATCTGGCAAGTCAGCGAGAAAGAAGGGCGAACAGGACCTGAAGTTCCGACTGATGGTCGGATCGGGTTCCTTGCTGTCGTCAGCATCCAGTACTGTAAGTGCTTCAAATACAAGCTCCACTACGAGTCCAAAACTGTCTGGGGATGCTTCCACAACAATTCATTCAGACAGCGGAGGTTCGAAGGATGGCAGTTTGAAGATGAAATTCATTCTGTCCCCTAAGGACAAAAGTTCTGTCAAGTCTTTGAGCAGTGGCGGCGCTGCGAGTAGTGGAAGTGACAAGAAGAAATCTTCAGATAACCATGTCCCAACAATTCCAAAGACCATCGTTGAGGCCAAGTCGCTATCAAGCAGCAGCAAAACGTCCATCGCCACAATCCCTTCCATAATTCCAATACCCGTGCCAAAGGTGGTCCCTATTCCAAAGCCAGTGCCCACAACAGGAACAAGGAAAGTGGCAGTCACCAAGTCAATAGTCATCCCAAAACTGAACCCAAGCCCCCGCGTGATCTCAACGCCGGCTCCGAAGACCATTCCCGGCACAAAAGTGATCCCTGACACAAAGGAGCTTCCAAAAGTGAAGCCCATTGACAAACCTGTTGCCGAGGTAAAGACCATACCGATCCCCATCCCCACCACCTTGACGACCACTTCTTCAAGTAGCAGCTCCCTCGTGAAGCCTGTTGATACCAACATCAAAGTTGTCCCCGTCCCAAAGGCTTCGTTGCCCCCAACGAAAATCATTACTGTTAAGAAGACTGTGAGCGCGAAAGGGAGCTCAGCTCAGAGCAAGTCTACAGGAGGGACCCCTGTGAGTGGTAAACAGAAAGGTTCCACAACAAAGAGTTCAGCAACCCCAAAGTCATCCACTGGTTTATCGACAAAATCCCCGtcgtcttcctcatcatcatcatcatcatctacagcagcagcagcatcatcagcaCAGCCACAAgccccacaacaacaacaaccagcatcatcatcatcctcatcatcatcatcatcatcaaagccaCAATCCCTTCTCCCCCCAATAAAGAAAGCCATGTCATCTTTATCGTCAGCAACATCActatttctgtcatcatcatcatcgctagaTGTGCccgaaaagaagacaaagaaagtgaagaagaaaaagaacagtgCTGCCCTCGCGTCAGCAAAGGCCGGTGCTGCCACGACGACACCGGCGGTCAAAGGCGGCCAGACCGGCTCTGTGAAGGCGACAAGTGGCGGAGGCACACAAAAGTCTCCAGCTCATGCCTCCGGGACAGTGAAGGTCAAGGCCAAAGCAGAGACCACTGACCTCAGTAAATACGACTTCACTGATGAACCGAGCCTGGTGATTGCGGAACAGCAGGGCTCGAGTTCAAAGCACGCAGCAACACCGAAAACAAAGAAGTCCAGCTCAGGGACCAGTGCCAGCTCTGGTGGAAGTAGCGGCAAAAGTTCCAGCAAGAAAGCCAAGGTGGACGTTGaccagacaaaaacaaaacagaaagatg TTCCAGCTCTAATGCCAACACTTGGTGCTGCTTTAGTCGGAAATCAAAATGCATTAGCAAGTCCCCCCTCGAAAACGAAACAGTCTTCTGATAAAAAATCTAAGAAATCTAAGAAGTCATCAGAGAAAGAAGATCCCACTGCTGCTAAG ccTGCCAAGAAGCGCCGAGCCCTTACCGCCTACATGCTCTGGTGTAATAGCTACAGAAACAAGGTCCTCTCAGAAAACCCTAAACTCG ATTTTGCTCAAATTAGTCGAAGGCTTGGAGAAATATGGCAAAGCCTGTCTGAAAAAGAGAAGCTGgtgagatcattattattattattattgttattattattaatatggtggcaaactggcagaatcattagcacgccaggcgaaatccttcccagtatttcgcccgtctttatatatattctgagttcaagtgttgtcgaggtcgactttgccttttattctttcagggtcgataaattaagtaccagttgcatactggggtcgatctaa
- the LOC106881748 gene encoding mucin-5AC isoform X1 — MAAPKTVKRKREAEEEDEFTKRFLKADEVARMAKIKKKMLKFEDIDDEASRESELTKSGRVSTTAPDLLALPGGTYVRKKSTKLREMEEFEEIEKKQTTTKKVPTEPLKKGKSQLGGTPSTSPVSPKKMKPSKSKELGQTGSVISPKSSDETSPKGSVIKFLLSSPMQPATPSLLGSSVGHSSSKGKDKSETSLLTEHISLVKKTPKSSKSKAADNIALLKSLTSTSSGKSARKKGEQDLKFRLMVGSGSLLSSASSTVSASNTSSTTSPKLSGDASTTIHSDSGGSKDGSLKMKFILSPKDKSSVKSLSSGGAASSGSDKKKSSDNHVPTIPKTIVEAKSLSSSSKTSIATIPSIIPIPVPKVVPIPKPVPTTGTRKVAVTKSIVIPKLNPSPRVISTPAPKTIPGTKVIPDTKELPKVKPIDKPVAEVKTIPIPIPTTLTTTSSSSSSLVKPVDTNIKVVPVPKASLPPTKIITVKKTVSAKGSSAQSKSTGGTPVSGKQKGSTTKSSATPKSSTGLSTKSPSSSSSSSSSSTAAAASSAQPQAPQQQQPASSSSSSSSSSSKPQSLLPPIKKAMSSLSSATSLFLSSSSSLDVPEKKTKKVKKKKNSAALASAKAGAATTTPAVKGGQTGSVKATSGGGTQKSPAHASGTVKVKAKAETTDLSKYDFTDEPSLVIAEQQGSSSKHAATPKTKKSSSGTSASSGGSSGKSSSKKAKVDVDQTKTKQKDEVPALMPTLGAALVGNQNALASPPSKTKQSSDKKSKKSKKSSEKEDPTAAKPAKKRRALTAYMLWCNSYRNKVLSENPKLDFAQISRRLGEIWQSLSEKEKLVRSLLLLLLLLLLIWWQTGRIISTPGEILPSISPVFIYILSSSVVEVDFAFYSFRVDKLSTSCILGSI; from the exons ATGGCCGCTCCGAAAACCgtgaaaaggaagagagaagctgaagaagaagatgaatttACGAAGAGATTTCTGAAGGCCGACGAAG TGGCTCGTATGGCAAAAATTAAGaagaagatgttaaaatttgaGGACATTGATGATGAAGCATCTAGGGAATCAGAACTGACCAAATCTGGAAGGGTAAGCACAACAGCACCAGATCTACTTGCACTTCCTGgtggtacatat GTGAGGAAGAAATCGACGAAACTTCGAGAAATGGAGGagtttgaagaaattgaaaagaagcagACGACCACCAAAAAAGTGCCAACAGAACCCCTAAAGAAAGGAAAGAGTCAGCTTGGAGGTACCCCTTCAACATCCCCTGTCAGTCCAAAAAAGATGAAACCTTCCAAATCGAAAGAACTTGGCCAAACTGGTTCTGTGATTTCCCCGAAAAGCTCTGATGAAACCTCTCCGAAGGGCAGCGTCATCAAATTCCTGCTGAGTTCACCAATGCAGCCAGCCACTCCATCGCTGCTGGGCAGCAGCGTTGGTCACTCATCTTCAAAGGGCAAAGATAAGTCTGAAACAAGCTTGCTGACCGAGCATATTTCCCTGGTGAAGAAAACCCCTAAATCAAGCAAGTCGAAAGCAGCCGACAACATCGCTCTTTTGAAGTCCCTCACCAGTACTTCATCTGGCAAGTCAGCGAGAAAGAAGGGCGAACAGGACCTGAAGTTCCGACTGATGGTCGGATCGGGTTCCTTGCTGTCGTCAGCATCCAGTACTGTAAGTGCTTCAAATACAAGCTCCACTACGAGTCCAAAACTGTCTGGGGATGCTTCCACAACAATTCATTCAGACAGCGGAGGTTCGAAGGATGGCAGTTTGAAGATGAAATTCATTCTGTCCCCTAAGGACAAAAGTTCTGTCAAGTCTTTGAGCAGTGGCGGCGCTGCGAGTAGTGGAAGTGACAAGAAGAAATCTTCAGATAACCATGTCCCAACAATTCCAAAGACCATCGTTGAGGCCAAGTCGCTATCAAGCAGCAGCAAAACGTCCATCGCCACAATCCCTTCCATAATTCCAATACCCGTGCCAAAGGTGGTCCCTATTCCAAAGCCAGTGCCCACAACAGGAACAAGGAAAGTGGCAGTCACCAAGTCAATAGTCATCCCAAAACTGAACCCAAGCCCCCGCGTGATCTCAACGCCGGCTCCGAAGACCATTCCCGGCACAAAAGTGATCCCTGACACAAAGGAGCTTCCAAAAGTGAAGCCCATTGACAAACCTGTTGCCGAGGTAAAGACCATACCGATCCCCATCCCCACCACCTTGACGACCACTTCTTCAAGTAGCAGCTCCCTCGTGAAGCCTGTTGATACCAACATCAAAGTTGTCCCCGTCCCAAAGGCTTCGTTGCCCCCAACGAAAATCATTACTGTTAAGAAGACTGTGAGCGCGAAAGGGAGCTCAGCTCAGAGCAAGTCTACAGGAGGGACCCCTGTGAGTGGTAAACAGAAAGGTTCCACAACAAAGAGTTCAGCAACCCCAAAGTCATCCACTGGTTTATCGACAAAATCCCCGtcgtcttcctcatcatcatcatcatcatctacagcagcagcagcatcatcagcaCAGCCACAAgccccacaacaacaacaaccagcatcatcatcatcctcatcatcatcatcatcatcaaagccaCAATCCCTTCTCCCCCCAATAAAGAAAGCCATGTCATCTTTATCGTCAGCAACATCActatttctgtcatcatcatcatcgctagaTGTGCccgaaaagaagacaaagaaagtgaagaagaaaaagaacagtgCTGCCCTCGCGTCAGCAAAGGCCGGTGCTGCCACGACGACACCGGCGGTCAAAGGCGGCCAGACCGGCTCTGTGAAGGCGACAAGTGGCGGAGGCACACAAAAGTCTCCAGCTCATGCCTCCGGGACAGTGAAGGTCAAGGCCAAAGCAGAGACCACTGACCTCAGTAAATACGACTTCACTGATGAACCGAGCCTGGTGATTGCGGAACAGCAGGGCTCGAGTTCAAAGCACGCAGCAACACCGAAAACAAAGAAGTCCAGCTCAGGGACCAGTGCCAGCTCTGGTGGAAGTAGCGGCAAAAGTTCCAGCAAGAAAGCCAAGGTGGACGTTGaccagacaaaaacaaaacagaaagatg AAGTTCCAGCTCTAATGCCAACACTTGGTGCTGCTTTAGTCGGAAATCAAAATGCATTAGCAAGTCCCCCCTCGAAAACGAAACAGTCTTCTGATAAAAAATCTAAGAAATCTAAGAAGTCATCAGAGAAAGAAGATCCCACTGCTGCTAAG ccTGCCAAGAAGCGCCGAGCCCTTACCGCCTACATGCTCTGGTGTAATAGCTACAGAAACAAGGTCCTCTCAGAAAACCCTAAACTCG ATTTTGCTCAAATTAGTCGAAGGCTTGGAGAAATATGGCAAAGCCTGTCTGAAAAAGAGAAGCTGgtgagatcattattattattattattgttattattattaatatggtggcaaactggcagaatcattagcacgccaggcgaaatccttcccagtatttcgcccgtctttatatatattctgagttcaagtgttgtcgaggtcgactttgccttttattctttcagggtcgataaattaagtaccagttgcatactggggtcgatctaa
- the LOC106881748 gene encoding mucin-5AC isoform X3 — protein MAAPKTVKRKREAEEEDEFTKRFLKADEVARMAKIKKKMLKFEDIDDEASRESELTKSGRVRKKSTKLREMEEFEEIEKKQTTTKKVPTEPLKKGKSQLGGTPSTSPVSPKKMKPSKSKELGQTGSVISPKSSDETSPKGSVIKFLLSSPMQPATPSLLGSSVGHSSSKGKDKSETSLLTEHISLVKKTPKSSKSKAADNIALLKSLTSTSSGKSARKKGEQDLKFRLMVGSGSLLSSASSTVSASNTSSTTSPKLSGDASTTIHSDSGGSKDGSLKMKFILSPKDKSSVKSLSSGGAASSGSDKKKSSDNHVPTIPKTIVEAKSLSSSSKTSIATIPSIIPIPVPKVVPIPKPVPTTGTRKVAVTKSIVIPKLNPSPRVISTPAPKTIPGTKVIPDTKELPKVKPIDKPVAEVKTIPIPIPTTLTTTSSSSSSLVKPVDTNIKVVPVPKASLPPTKIITVKKTVSAKGSSAQSKSTGGTPVSGKQKGSTTKSSATPKSSTGLSTKSPSSSSSSSSSSTAAAASSAQPQAPQQQQPASSSSSSSSSSSKPQSLLPPIKKAMSSLSSATSLFLSSSSSLDVPEKKTKKVKKKKNSAALASAKAGAATTTPAVKGGQTGSVKATSGGGTQKSPAHASGTVKVKAKAETTDLSKYDFTDEPSLVIAEQQGSSSKHAATPKTKKSSSGTSASSGGSSGKSSSKKAKVDVDQTKTKQKDEVPALMPTLGAALVGNQNALASPPSKTKQSSDKKSKKSKKSSEKEDPTAAKPAKKRRALTAYMLWCNSYRNKVLSENPKLDFAQISRRLGEIWQSLSEKEKLVRSLLLLLLLLLLIWWQTGRIISTPGEILPSISPVFIYILSSSVVEVDFAFYSFRVDKLSTSCILGSI, from the exons ATGGCCGCTCCGAAAACCgtgaaaaggaagagagaagctgaagaagaagatgaatttACGAAGAGATTTCTGAAGGCCGACGAAG TGGCTCGTATGGCAAAAATTAAGaagaagatgttaaaatttgaGGACATTGATGATGAAGCATCTAGGGAATCAGAACTGACCAAATCTGGAAGG GTGAGGAAGAAATCGACGAAACTTCGAGAAATGGAGGagtttgaagaaattgaaaagaagcagACGACCACCAAAAAAGTGCCAACAGAACCCCTAAAGAAAGGAAAGAGTCAGCTTGGAGGTACCCCTTCAACATCCCCTGTCAGTCCAAAAAAGATGAAACCTTCCAAATCGAAAGAACTTGGCCAAACTGGTTCTGTGATTTCCCCGAAAAGCTCTGATGAAACCTCTCCGAAGGGCAGCGTCATCAAATTCCTGCTGAGTTCACCAATGCAGCCAGCCACTCCATCGCTGCTGGGCAGCAGCGTTGGTCACTCATCTTCAAAGGGCAAAGATAAGTCTGAAACAAGCTTGCTGACCGAGCATATTTCCCTGGTGAAGAAAACCCCTAAATCAAGCAAGTCGAAAGCAGCCGACAACATCGCTCTTTTGAAGTCCCTCACCAGTACTTCATCTGGCAAGTCAGCGAGAAAGAAGGGCGAACAGGACCTGAAGTTCCGACTGATGGTCGGATCGGGTTCCTTGCTGTCGTCAGCATCCAGTACTGTAAGTGCTTCAAATACAAGCTCCACTACGAGTCCAAAACTGTCTGGGGATGCTTCCACAACAATTCATTCAGACAGCGGAGGTTCGAAGGATGGCAGTTTGAAGATGAAATTCATTCTGTCCCCTAAGGACAAAAGTTCTGTCAAGTCTTTGAGCAGTGGCGGCGCTGCGAGTAGTGGAAGTGACAAGAAGAAATCTTCAGATAACCATGTCCCAACAATTCCAAAGACCATCGTTGAGGCCAAGTCGCTATCAAGCAGCAGCAAAACGTCCATCGCCACAATCCCTTCCATAATTCCAATACCCGTGCCAAAGGTGGTCCCTATTCCAAAGCCAGTGCCCACAACAGGAACAAGGAAAGTGGCAGTCACCAAGTCAATAGTCATCCCAAAACTGAACCCAAGCCCCCGCGTGATCTCAACGCCGGCTCCGAAGACCATTCCCGGCACAAAAGTGATCCCTGACACAAAGGAGCTTCCAAAAGTGAAGCCCATTGACAAACCTGTTGCCGAGGTAAAGACCATACCGATCCCCATCCCCACCACCTTGACGACCACTTCTTCAAGTAGCAGCTCCCTCGTGAAGCCTGTTGATACCAACATCAAAGTTGTCCCCGTCCCAAAGGCTTCGTTGCCCCCAACGAAAATCATTACTGTTAAGAAGACTGTGAGCGCGAAAGGGAGCTCAGCTCAGAGCAAGTCTACAGGAGGGACCCCTGTGAGTGGTAAACAGAAAGGTTCCACAACAAAGAGTTCAGCAACCCCAAAGTCATCCACTGGTTTATCGACAAAATCCCCGtcgtcttcctcatcatcatcatcatcatctacagcagcagcagcatcatcagcaCAGCCACAAgccccacaacaacaacaaccagcatcatcatcatcctcatcatcatcatcatcatcaaagccaCAATCCCTTCTCCCCCCAATAAAGAAAGCCATGTCATCTTTATCGTCAGCAACATCActatttctgtcatcatcatcatcgctagaTGTGCccgaaaagaagacaaagaaagtgaagaagaaaaagaacagtgCTGCCCTCGCGTCAGCAAAGGCCGGTGCTGCCACGACGACACCGGCGGTCAAAGGCGGCCAGACCGGCTCTGTGAAGGCGACAAGTGGCGGAGGCACACAAAAGTCTCCAGCTCATGCCTCCGGGACAGTGAAGGTCAAGGCCAAAGCAGAGACCACTGACCTCAGTAAATACGACTTCACTGATGAACCGAGCCTGGTGATTGCGGAACAGCAGGGCTCGAGTTCAAAGCACGCAGCAACACCGAAAACAAAGAAGTCCAGCTCAGGGACCAGTGCCAGCTCTGGTGGAAGTAGCGGCAAAAGTTCCAGCAAGAAAGCCAAGGTGGACGTTGaccagacaaaaacaaaacagaaagatg AAGTTCCAGCTCTAATGCCAACACTTGGTGCTGCTTTAGTCGGAAATCAAAATGCATTAGCAAGTCCCCCCTCGAAAACGAAACAGTCTTCTGATAAAAAATCTAAGAAATCTAAGAAGTCATCAGAGAAAGAAGATCCCACTGCTGCTAAG ccTGCCAAGAAGCGCCGAGCCCTTACCGCCTACATGCTCTGGTGTAATAGCTACAGAAACAAGGTCCTCTCAGAAAACCCTAAACTCG ATTTTGCTCAAATTAGTCGAAGGCTTGGAGAAATATGGCAAAGCCTGTCTGAAAAAGAGAAGCTGgtgagatcattattattattattattgttattattattaatatggtggcaaactggcagaatcattagcacgccaggcgaaatccttcccagtatttcgcccgtctttatatatattctgagttcaagtgttgtcgaggtcgactttgccttttattctttcagggtcgataaattaagtaccagttgcatactggggtcgatctaa
- the LOC106881748 gene encoding mucin-5AC isoform X4, with amino-acid sequence MARMAKIKKKMLKFEDIDDEASRESELTKSGRVSTTAPDLLALPGGTYVRKKSTKLREMEEFEEIEKKQTTTKKVPTEPLKKGKSQLGGTPSTSPVSPKKMKPSKSKELGQTGSVISPKSSDETSPKGSVIKFLLSSPMQPATPSLLGSSVGHSSSKGKDKSETSLLTEHISLVKKTPKSSKSKAADNIALLKSLTSTSSGKSARKKGEQDLKFRLMVGSGSLLSSASSTVSASNTSSTTSPKLSGDASTTIHSDSGGSKDGSLKMKFILSPKDKSSVKSLSSGGAASSGSDKKKSSDNHVPTIPKTIVEAKSLSSSSKTSIATIPSIIPIPVPKVVPIPKPVPTTGTRKVAVTKSIVIPKLNPSPRVISTPAPKTIPGTKVIPDTKELPKVKPIDKPVAEVKTIPIPIPTTLTTTSSSSSSLVKPVDTNIKVVPVPKASLPPTKIITVKKTVSAKGSSAQSKSTGGTPVSGKQKGSTTKSSATPKSSTGLSTKSPSSSSSSSSSSTAAAASSAQPQAPQQQQPASSSSSSSSSSSKPQSLLPPIKKAMSSLSSATSLFLSSSSSLDVPEKKTKKVKKKKNSAALASAKAGAATTTPAVKGGQTGSVKATSGGGTQKSPAHASGTVKVKAKAETTDLSKYDFTDEPSLVIAEQQGSSSKHAATPKTKKSSSGTSASSGGSSGKSSSKKAKVDVDQTKTKQKDEVPALMPTLGAALVGNQNALASPPSKTKQSSDKKSKKSKKSSEKEDPTAAKPAKKRRALTAYMLWCNSYRNKVLSENPKLDFAQISRRLGEIWQSLSEKEKLVRSLLLLLLLLLLIWWQTGRIISTPGEILPSISPVFIYILSSSVVEVDFAFYSFRVDKLSTSCILGSI; translated from the exons A TGGCTCGTATGGCAAAAATTAAGaagaagatgttaaaatttgaGGACATTGATGATGAAGCATCTAGGGAATCAGAACTGACCAAATCTGGAAGGGTAAGCACAACAGCACCAGATCTACTTGCACTTCCTGgtggtacatat GTGAGGAAGAAATCGACGAAACTTCGAGAAATGGAGGagtttgaagaaattgaaaagaagcagACGACCACCAAAAAAGTGCCAACAGAACCCCTAAAGAAAGGAAAGAGTCAGCTTGGAGGTACCCCTTCAACATCCCCTGTCAGTCCAAAAAAGATGAAACCTTCCAAATCGAAAGAACTTGGCCAAACTGGTTCTGTGATTTCCCCGAAAAGCTCTGATGAAACCTCTCCGAAGGGCAGCGTCATCAAATTCCTGCTGAGTTCACCAATGCAGCCAGCCACTCCATCGCTGCTGGGCAGCAGCGTTGGTCACTCATCTTCAAAGGGCAAAGATAAGTCTGAAACAAGCTTGCTGACCGAGCATATTTCCCTGGTGAAGAAAACCCCTAAATCAAGCAAGTCGAAAGCAGCCGACAACATCGCTCTTTTGAAGTCCCTCACCAGTACTTCATCTGGCAAGTCAGCGAGAAAGAAGGGCGAACAGGACCTGAAGTTCCGACTGATGGTCGGATCGGGTTCCTTGCTGTCGTCAGCATCCAGTACTGTAAGTGCTTCAAATACAAGCTCCACTACGAGTCCAAAACTGTCTGGGGATGCTTCCACAACAATTCATTCAGACAGCGGAGGTTCGAAGGATGGCAGTTTGAAGATGAAATTCATTCTGTCCCCTAAGGACAAAAGTTCTGTCAAGTCTTTGAGCAGTGGCGGCGCTGCGAGTAGTGGAAGTGACAAGAAGAAATCTTCAGATAACCATGTCCCAACAATTCCAAAGACCATCGTTGAGGCCAAGTCGCTATCAAGCAGCAGCAAAACGTCCATCGCCACAATCCCTTCCATAATTCCAATACCCGTGCCAAAGGTGGTCCCTATTCCAAAGCCAGTGCCCACAACAGGAACAAGGAAAGTGGCAGTCACCAAGTCAATAGTCATCCCAAAACTGAACCCAAGCCCCCGCGTGATCTCAACGCCGGCTCCGAAGACCATTCCCGGCACAAAAGTGATCCCTGACACAAAGGAGCTTCCAAAAGTGAAGCCCATTGACAAACCTGTTGCCGAGGTAAAGACCATACCGATCCCCATCCCCACCACCTTGACGACCACTTCTTCAAGTAGCAGCTCCCTCGTGAAGCCTGTTGATACCAACATCAAAGTTGTCCCCGTCCCAAAGGCTTCGTTGCCCCCAACGAAAATCATTACTGTTAAGAAGACTGTGAGCGCGAAAGGGAGCTCAGCTCAGAGCAAGTCTACAGGAGGGACCCCTGTGAGTGGTAAACAGAAAGGTTCCACAACAAAGAGTTCAGCAACCCCAAAGTCATCCACTGGTTTATCGACAAAATCCCCGtcgtcttcctcatcatcatcatcatcatctacagcagcagcagcatcatcagcaCAGCCACAAgccccacaacaacaacaaccagcatcatcatcatcctcatcatcatcatcatcatcaaagccaCAATCCCTTCTCCCCCCAATAAAGAAAGCCATGTCATCTTTATCGTCAGCAACATCActatttctgtcatcatcatcatcgctagaTGTGCccgaaaagaagacaaagaaagtgaagaagaaaaagaacagtgCTGCCCTCGCGTCAGCAAAGGCCGGTGCTGCCACGACGACACCGGCGGTCAAAGGCGGCCAGACCGGCTCTGTGAAGGCGACAAGTGGCGGAGGCACACAAAAGTCTCCAGCTCATGCCTCCGGGACAGTGAAGGTCAAGGCCAAAGCAGAGACCACTGACCTCAGTAAATACGACTTCACTGATGAACCGAGCCTGGTGATTGCGGAACAGCAGGGCTCGAGTTCAAAGCACGCAGCAACACCGAAAACAAAGAAGTCCAGCTCAGGGACCAGTGCCAGCTCTGGTGGAAGTAGCGGCAAAAGTTCCAGCAAGAAAGCCAAGGTGGACGTTGaccagacaaaaacaaaacagaaagatg AAGTTCCAGCTCTAATGCCAACACTTGGTGCTGCTTTAGTCGGAAATCAAAATGCATTAGCAAGTCCCCCCTCGAAAACGAAACAGTCTTCTGATAAAAAATCTAAGAAATCTAAGAAGTCATCAGAGAAAGAAGATCCCACTGCTGCTAAG ccTGCCAAGAAGCGCCGAGCCCTTACCGCCTACATGCTCTGGTGTAATAGCTACAGAAACAAGGTCCTCTCAGAAAACCCTAAACTCG ATTTTGCTCAAATTAGTCGAAGGCTTGGAGAAATATGGCAAAGCCTGTCTGAAAAAGAGAAGCTGgtgagatcattattattattattattgttattattattaatatggtggcaaactggcagaatcattagcacgccaggcgaaatccttcccagtatttcgcccgtctttatatatattctgagttcaagtgttgtcgaggtcgactttgccttttattctttcagggtcgataaattaagtaccagttgcatactggggtcgatctaa